In the Populus trichocarpa isolate Nisqually-1 chromosome 1, P.trichocarpa_v4.1, whole genome shotgun sequence genome, one interval contains:
- the LOC7478494 gene encoding aluminum-activated malate transporter 2-like, producing the protein MEVGYGSGDKTGFFTQGRRSLKALTVQFKVKTVELARNIKKLGQDDPRRVIHSLKVGLALTLVSMFYYCQPLYSNFDETAIWAIMTVVVVFEFSVGATLGKGLNRGMATLMAGGLGAGAHHLANLSGHIGEPILLGFFVFLQATISTFLRFFPKIKSRYDYGMLIFILTFSMISVSGYRDDEILELAHRRLSTICIGGATCVIISIVIFPVWAGEDLHNLIALNIEKLGNFLEGFGDEYFKRTGGEECNEDKKILEGYKSFLNSNYSEGSLANFAAWEPGHGRFPFRHPWKLYLKVGTLARECAYRIEALNGYLNADTQVSSEVSTIIQEACTTMSLESGKALKELALAIKIMVQPSSADSHIENAKSAAKNIKSLLKSGIWEDIDLLKVIPGVTVCSILVDVVTCTETIAASIHELASKAQFKSAESPLSEQIQSVKSAEMVNCPHVITVSESTLAASPSESSSAPKASKQSMEV; encoded by the exons ATGGAAGTTGGGTATGGAAGCGGTGACAAAACTGGGTTTTTCACTCAAGGACGAAGGTCGCTCAAGGCCTTGACTGTGCAGTTCAAAGTTAAGACGGTTGAATTGGCTAGGAACATAAAGAAGCTTGGACAAGATGATCCAAGAAGAGTTATTCATTCACTAAAAGTAGGACTTGCACTTACATTGGTATCAATGTTCTACTACTGTCAGCCACTTTACAGTAATTTTGATGAAACTGCAATATGGGCTATTATGACTGTTGTTGTTGTCTTTGAATTCTCTGTGG GGGCTACTCTTGGAAAAGGATTGAATAGAGGAATGGCAACGCTAATGGCTGGTGGACTAGGTGCTGGAGCACATCACCTAGCAAACCTCTCTGGACATATTGGAGAACCCATACTACTTGGGTTCTTTGTCTTTCTACAAG CTACAATATCAACATTTTTAAGGTTCTTTCCGAAAATTAAATCGAGATATGATTATGGGATGTTAATATTCATATTGACCTTCTCTATGATATCGGTATCTGGTTATCGAGACGATGAAATATTAGAGTTAGCACATAGAAGATTATCAACCATATGCATAGGTGGTGCTACTTGTGTCATCATTTCTATTGTGATTTTCCCTGTGTGGGCTGGTGAAGATCTTCACAATCTGATTGCTCTCAACATTGAAAAGCTTGGCAACTTCTTAGAAG GATTTGGTGATGAATACTTCAAAAGAACAGGGGGTGAAGAGTGTAATGAGGACAAGAAAATTTTGGAAGGATACAAAAGTTTTCTCAATTCAAACTATAGTGAAGGATCCTTG GCTAATTTTGCAGCATGGGAGCCAGGTCATGGTCGGTTCCCATTTCGACATCCATGGAAACTATACCTGAAAGTTGGGACTCTGGCTCGAGAATGTGCCTACCGAATTGAAGCATTGAATGGATACTTAAATGCTGACACGCAg GTATCATCAGAAGTTAGTACCATAATTCAGGAAGCATGCACAACTATGAGCTTAGAATCTGGAAAAGCACTAAAGGAACTAGCACtggcaatcaaaataatggtgCAGCCATCTTCTGCAGATTCCCACattgaaaatgcaaaatctGCTGccaaaaatatcaaatcttTACTCAAATCAGGCATATGGGAAGACATTGACCTGCTGAAAGTTATACCAGGGGTTACAGTGTGTTCAATACTTGTTGATGTGGTCACATGCACTGAAACAATTGCTGCATCCATACATGAACTTGCCTCCAAAGCCCAATTTAAGAGTGCAGAGTCTCCTTTATCAGAACAAATTCAGAGTGTAAAATCAGCTGAGATGGTCAATTGCCCCCATGTCATCACTGTCAGTGAATCAACTCTTGCTGCGTCACCAAGTGAGAGTTCTTCAGCACCAAAGGCTAGCAAGCAAAGTATGGAGGTGTAA